A region from the Vibrio artabrorum genome encodes:
- a CDS encoding type I secretion system permease/ATPase — MQDPLLNSLIYVSRYYGLANSPEALINGLPLSDGKLTPFLFPRSAERAGLVAKENRSDLDKIPHLILPAVLLLKQGEACVLNSIDLEKQEAEIITAESGMVPIIIPVEELKEQFLGRYFLVKKQFRYDERSPEVLKTRKGHWFWSTIWESKNIYRDVLIASILINIFAIAAPMFTRLVYDKVVPNLAFETLWVLASGIFVVFLFDLLLKLMRSYFIDVAGKKSDILISSKLFSKVLGIRMEAKPASVGAFAKNLQEFESIREFFTSATIGSLIDLPFALMFLVLIWLMAGNLVFVPVVGVVILIIYALLIQGPLRRTIEEGSRLASQKYANLIESLAGLETVKLFSAQSQFQFRWEEAVAHMANWNIKSRRITDSIQNTAGFVQQSTNVGMIIFGVYLIAQGELTMGGLIAATMLSGRAIGPLVQLSLLSTRYNQAKSSMTLIEQVMSMPDEQEEGKRYIHRSIIQGHIALDKVTFHYPDSPIASIRDLTLNIAPGEKVAIIGRIGSGKTTLERLIMGLYKPTEGHVRIDGTDMEQLHHVDVRRNIGCVPQDSNLFYGSVRDNITLGRPLVDDRDVMDAANRAGVTAFTQQDPAGLERQVGEGGALLSGGQRQSVAIARAFLGRPPVLLMDEPTSAMDNRSEMHIKHQLNQLLPSETLILITHKTSMLDIVDRVIVMEKGSIIADGPKTHVLSDLKQGKVKAVS, encoded by the coding sequence ATGCAAGATCCACTATTGAACTCACTGATCTACGTTAGCCGGTATTACGGATTAGCTAACTCGCCCGAAGCATTGATCAATGGGCTACCACTATCCGATGGAAAGCTAACCCCTTTCTTATTCCCACGTTCCGCTGAGCGCGCGGGATTAGTGGCGAAAGAAAACCGATCCGACTTAGACAAGATCCCGCATCTCATTCTGCCTGCGGTTTTACTGCTTAAACAGGGCGAGGCTTGCGTTCTCAACAGTATCGATTTAGAAAAGCAAGAAGCCGAAATCATTACAGCAGAAAGCGGAATGGTGCCAATCATCATTCCTGTCGAAGAGCTGAAAGAACAATTCCTTGGTCGCTACTTCTTGGTAAAAAAACAGTTCCGCTATGATGAACGTTCACCCGAGGTTCTAAAAACCCGTAAAGGACATTGGTTTTGGAGTACGATTTGGGAATCGAAAAACATCTACCGAGATGTTTTGATTGCCTCCATTCTTATCAATATCTTCGCGATTGCCGCCCCCATGTTCACACGCTTGGTATACGACAAAGTAGTGCCTAACCTCGCGTTTGAAACCCTGTGGGTATTAGCGAGTGGTATTTTTGTCGTGTTCCTTTTCGATCTCCTATTGAAGTTAATGCGCAGCTACTTTATCGATGTCGCAGGCAAGAAATCCGATATTCTCATCTCCTCAAAGTTGTTCAGTAAAGTTTTGGGGATTCGTATGGAGGCAAAGCCCGCTTCTGTCGGAGCATTTGCAAAAAACTTGCAAGAGTTCGAATCAATCCGTGAATTCTTTACTTCTGCAACCATTGGCTCGTTGATCGACTTACCTTTCGCACTGATGTTCCTTGTTCTAATTTGGTTAATGGCCGGAAATCTAGTCTTTGTGCCTGTCGTCGGTGTGGTCATTCTGATCATCTATGCGTTGTTAATCCAAGGTCCACTGCGTCGAACTATAGAAGAAGGTTCACGTCTTGCTTCTCAGAAATACGCGAACTTGATCGAGAGTCTCGCCGGCTTAGAAACCGTTAAACTTTTTAGCGCGCAAAGTCAGTTCCAATTCCGTTGGGAAGAAGCGGTTGCTCACATGGCAAATTGGAACATTAAAAGCCGCCGCATCACAGACAGCATCCAAAACACCGCAGGTTTTGTTCAGCAAAGTACCAACGTCGGTATGATCATTTTTGGTGTGTATTTAATTGCACAAGGCGAGCTGACGATGGGAGGCTTGATTGCTGCAACTATGCTGAGTGGCCGTGCGATTGGTCCTCTGGTTCAACTCTCTTTGCTTTCGACGCGTTACAACCAAGCAAAGTCATCAATGACTTTGATTGAGCAAGTCATGTCGATGCCAGATGAACAAGAAGAAGGTAAGCGCTATATACACCGCTCGATTATTCAAGGTCATATCGCATTGGACAAAGTAACGTTCCACTACCCAGACTCTCCTATCGCCTCAATACGAGATCTCACTCTCAATATTGCTCCGGGTGAGAAAGTGGCCATTATCGGTCGTATTGGTTCAGGTAAAACCACGTTAGAACGTCTGATTATGGGCCTGTACAAGCCGACAGAGGGCCACGTACGGATTGATGGTACCGATATGGAACAATTGCACCATGTCGACGTACGACGCAATATAGGCTGTGTACCGCAAGACAGTAACCTGTTCTACGGCTCGGTAAGAGACAACATTACCTTAGGTCGCCCATTGGTCGATGATCGCGATGTAATGGACGCCGCTAACCGTGCAGGCGTGACCGCTTTTACTCAACAAGATCCAGCAGGCTTAGAACGCCAGGTGGGCGAAGGTGGCGCTTTACTGTCGGGTGGTCAACGTCAGTCCGTTGCGATTGCTCGAGCCTTCCTAGGTCGCCCACCAGTATTATTGATGGATGAACCGACCAGTGCCATGGATAACCGCTCAGAGATGCACATCAAGCACCAACTTAACCAATTGCTACCCAGTGAGACTTTGATTCTAATTACACACAAAACATCGATGTTAGACATTGTAGACAGAGTCATTGTGATGGAGAAAGGTAGCATTATTGCCGATGGCCCGAAAACGCACGTTCTGTCAGACCTTAAACAAGGCAAAGTCAAAGCCGTTAGTTAG